A single region of the Longimicrobium sp. genome encodes:
- the atpE gene encoding ATP synthase F0 subunit C gives MMLQETVNTALNNGLLGAGIGAGVAVIGAGIGIGLIGRGATEGMARQPELAGNIQTAALILAAFVEGVALFAIVVAVLIWTKI, from the coding sequence ATGATGCTTCAGGAGACCGTCAACACCGCGCTCAACAACGGCCTGCTGGGCGCCGGCATCGGCGCCGGCGTGGCCGTGATCGGCGCCGGCATCGGCATCGGCCTGATCGGCCGCGGCGCCACCGAGGGGATGGCGCGCCAGCCCGAGCTGGCCGGCAACATCCAGACGGCCGCGCTGATCCTTGCGGCGTTCGTGGAAGGCGTGGCGCTGTTCGCCATCGTGGTGGCGGTGCTGATCTGGACCAAGATCTGA
- a CDS encoding gamma carbonic anhydrase family protein: MGTILPYAGVWPRIHPTAFVAPTAVVIGNVTVEEEASVWFGAVIRGDEPEHEIHVGARTSIQDNVVLHVSRQGATIIGADVTVGHGAILESCVVGDGALIGMNAVVLQRATVGTQALVAAGAVVGSGTEVPPRTLAAGTPAKVKKELEGESLRWVATSAAHYVELSRSYLAQGIGRIDGRTGDGTDG, encoded by the coding sequence ATGGGCACGATCCTGCCGTACGCGGGCGTCTGGCCACGCATCCACCCCACGGCCTTTGTCGCCCCCACCGCGGTGGTGATCGGCAACGTGACGGTGGAGGAGGAGGCCAGCGTCTGGTTCGGCGCCGTGATCCGCGGCGACGAGCCGGAGCACGAGATCCACGTCGGCGCGCGCACCAGCATCCAGGACAACGTGGTGCTGCACGTGAGCCGGCAGGGGGCCACCATCATCGGCGCGGACGTGACCGTGGGCCACGGGGCGATCCTGGAGAGCTGCGTGGTGGGCGACGGCGCGCTGATCGGGATGAACGCCGTGGTCCTGCAGCGGGCGACGGTGGGAACGCAGGCGCTGGTGGCGGCGGGCGCGGTCGTCGGATCGGGGACGGAGGTCCCGCCGCGGACACTCGCGGCGGGAACGCCGGCGAAGGTCAAGAAGGAGCTGGAGGGCGAGTCGCTGCGCTGGGTCGCGACCAGCGCCGCCCATTACGTGGAGCTTTCGCGAAGCTACCTGGCGCAGGGGATCGGCCGCATCGACGGCCGAACTGGAGATGGAACGGATGGCTGA
- the atpH gene encoding ATP synthase F1 subunit delta translates to MRAEIVARNYAQTLLELAGRHGGRATVEEYGRAMELLADTLADRRVREFLSTPRVGADERKQALRAALEGRVPELFLRFVMVVVDKRRQALLPDIAAKYRDLTDELAGRVRVQVTVSHAPDDALREEITRTLTARLGKTVIPTFTVNPEILGGIVVRVGDDILDGSVRTRAAQLKRRLMSVALPREAA, encoded by the coding sequence GTGCGCGCCGAGATCGTCGCCCGCAACTACGCGCAGACGCTGCTGGAGCTGGCCGGGCGCCACGGCGGGCGGGCCACCGTGGAAGAGTACGGCCGCGCCATGGAACTGCTGGCCGACACCCTGGCCGACCGCCGCGTGCGCGAGTTCCTCTCCACCCCACGCGTGGGCGCGGACGAGCGCAAGCAGGCGCTGCGCGCCGCGCTCGAGGGGCGTGTGCCCGAGCTCTTCCTGCGCTTCGTGATGGTGGTGGTCGACAAGCGGCGCCAGGCGCTCCTCCCCGACATCGCGGCCAAGTACCGCGATCTCACGGACGAGCTGGCCGGCCGGGTGCGCGTGCAGGTGACGGTGAGCCACGCGCCCGACGACGCGCTGCGGGAGGAGATCACCCGCACGCTCACCGCGCGCCTGGGGAAGACGGTGATCCCCACCTTCACGGTGAACCCCGAGATCCTCGGCGGCATCGTGGTGCGCGTGGGCGACGACATCCTCGACGGCAGCGTCCGCACCCGCGCCGCGCAGCTCAAGCGGCGCCTGATGTCGGTGGCGCTCCCGCGGGAAGCGGCGTAG
- the atpC gene encoding ATP synthase F1 subunit epsilon, with protein sequence MAAPASGAEGAGALHVSVITPEATIYEGDADQVVAPAVTGSLGILRGHAPLMALLGTGTLRIDHGREQKSYKVSGGFLQVVDNQVTVLSEHATAA encoded by the coding sequence ATGGCCGCCCCCGCATCCGGCGCCGAAGGCGCGGGCGCGCTGCACGTGTCGGTGATCACCCCCGAGGCCACCATCTACGAGGGCGACGCCGACCAGGTGGTGGCGCCCGCGGTCACCGGCTCGCTCGGCATCCTGCGCGGCCACGCGCCGCTGATGGCGCTGCTGGGCACCGGCACGCTGCGCATCGACCACGGCCGCGAGCAGAAGAGCTACAAGGTGTCCGGCGGGTTCCTGCAGGTGGTCGACAACCAGGTCACCGTCCTCAGCGAGCACGCCACCGCCGCGTGA
- the atpF gene encoding F0F1 ATP synthase subunit B, giving the protein MHRSIYAAVALLPASASPLLAQEEKGGLLSLHPGLSIWTLVIFLIVFAVLAKFAFPKILEAVEARERHLAELAEGAERDRAEAAALADEHRRLVDETRARVQEALNESRSTAERMRAEILEQAQRERADLIARTQAELAAERASTLEQVRRDAVDVAMAAAERLVRKNLDTADNRRLVEEYLGAVAAPAPAAAARV; this is encoded by the coding sequence ATGCATCGCTCGATCTACGCCGCCGTGGCGCTGCTCCCGGCCTCCGCCTCGCCCCTGCTGGCGCAGGAGGAGAAGGGCGGGCTGCTGTCGCTCCACCCGGGGCTCAGCATCTGGACGCTCGTCATCTTCCTGATCGTCTTCGCGGTCCTGGCCAAGTTCGCCTTCCCGAAGATCCTGGAGGCCGTGGAGGCCCGCGAGCGCCACCTGGCCGAGCTGGCCGAGGGCGCCGAGCGCGACCGCGCCGAGGCCGCCGCGCTGGCCGACGAGCACCGCCGCCTGGTGGACGAGACCCGGGCCCGCGTGCAGGAGGCGCTGAACGAGAGCCGCAGCACCGCCGAGCGCATGCGCGCCGAGATCCTGGAGCAGGCGCAGCGCGAGCGCGCCGACCTGATCGCGCGCACGCAGGCCGAGCTGGCCGCCGAGCGCGCCAGCACGCTGGAGCAGGTGCGCCGCGACGCCGTGGACGTGGCGATGGCCGCCGCCGAGCGCCTGGTGCGCAAGAACCTGGATACGGCCGACAACCGCCGCCTGGTGGAAGAGTACCTGGGCGCGGTGGCCGCGCCGGCTCCCGCCGCCGCAGCGAGGGTCTGA
- the atpB gene encoding F0F1 ATP synthase subunit A: MIATAAVLLALVGPAQASAPATQAPVEVVAQTNAGARAEHGVEAAGYGREEGKHEGCGAGHAAPAGGEEQLDYIEHIMDSREWELPFGKVLCFPAAGTYMLGPIDMTPTKHVMFMGIAGLLTIVCLLGGARLASRAERGLTAGKRHNAIEAMVLFIRDEVVMPNIGHGGEKFAPFVCTLFFFILFCNLLGIIPWGSTATASVSVTAALAIITFVVAEIGGLIATGPKQYLGTIYVVPKGMGKVSGHMMATVLMPIELVGKFTRPFALCIRLMANMTAGHIVLLALISLIFVFGSWVVLAGPVIMAVAISFLEIFVAFLQAYIFAMLTSVFIGLARHSH; encoded by the coding sequence ATGATCGCTACAGCCGCAGTCCTGCTCGCGCTGGTGGGTCCGGCGCAGGCCTCCGCCCCCGCCACGCAGGCGCCGGTGGAGGTCGTGGCGCAGACCAACGCGGGCGCCCGCGCCGAGCACGGCGTGGAGGCCGCGGGGTACGGCCGCGAGGAAGGGAAGCACGAGGGGTGCGGGGCGGGCCACGCGGCCCCCGCGGGAGGCGAGGAGCAGCTCGACTACATCGAGCACATCATGGACTCGCGCGAGTGGGAGCTCCCCTTCGGCAAGGTGCTCTGCTTCCCCGCGGCGGGCACGTACATGCTGGGGCCCATCGACATGACGCCGACCAAGCACGTCATGTTCATGGGGATCGCGGGGCTGCTCACCATCGTCTGCCTGCTGGGCGGCGCCCGGCTGGCGTCGCGCGCCGAGCGCGGGCTGACGGCGGGGAAGCGGCACAACGCCATCGAGGCGATGGTGCTGTTCATCCGCGACGAGGTGGTGATGCCCAACATCGGGCACGGCGGCGAGAAGTTCGCGCCCTTCGTCTGCACCCTCTTCTTCTTCATCCTCTTCTGCAACCTGCTGGGGATCATCCCCTGGGGCTCGACGGCCACCGCCAGCGTGTCGGTGACCGCGGCGCTGGCCATCATCACCTTCGTGGTGGCCGAGATCGGCGGGCTGATCGCCACGGGGCCCAAGCAGTACCTGGGGACGATCTACGTGGTGCCCAAGGGGATGGGGAAGGTATCGGGGCACATGATGGCCACCGTGCTGATGCCCATCGAGCTGGTGGGCAAGTTCACGCGCCCGTTCGCGCTGTGCATCCGCCTGATGGCGAACATGACGGCGGGGCACATCGTGCTGCTGGCGCTGATCTCCCTGATCTTCGTGTTCGGCAGCTGGGTGGTGCTGGCGGGGCCGGTGATCATGGCCGTGGCGATCTCGTTCCTGGAGATCTTCGTGGCCTTCCTGCAGGCCTACATCTTCGCGATGCTGACCAGCGTGTTCATCGGGCTGGCGAGGCACTCGCACTGA
- a CDS encoding BsuPI-related putative proteinase inhibitor: protein MRSVLAFALVLLTACPASPREAQAPAPDGGGSGAGAGPLVSSLQIQPGADAVVFTLAVTNATRAPVTLEFTSGQSYDFVVGDGGREVWRWSAERMFTQALRSETLAAGETRTWREAWRPDQSLRGRELTATARLVSSSHPLARTQSFRLP, encoded by the coding sequence ATGCGCTCCGTGCTTGCCTTCGCCCTGGTCCTGCTCACGGCCTGTCCCGCGTCTCCCCGCGAGGCGCAGGCCCCCGCGCCCGACGGCGGCGGGAGCGGCGCGGGCGCGGGGCCGCTGGTCTCCTCGCTGCAGATCCAGCCCGGGGCCGACGCCGTCGTCTTCACCCTGGCCGTCACCAACGCCACGCGCGCGCCGGTGACGCTGGAGTTCACCAGCGGGCAGAGCTACGACTTCGTCGTGGGCGACGGCGGCCGCGAGGTGTGGCGCTGGAGCGCCGAGCGCATGTTCACCCAGGCGCTGCGCAGCGAGACCCTGGCGGCGGGGGAGACCCGCACCTGGCGCGAGGCCTGGCGCCCCGACCAATCGCTGCGCGGCCGCGAGCTGACGGCCACGGCGCGCCTCGTGTCGAGCAGCCATCCGCTGGCGCGCACGCAGTCGTTCCGGCTGCCATGA
- the atpA gene encoding F0F1 ATP synthase subunit alpha, which translates to MAADTQLRASEIKNVLLGEIERYDEALGAEQIGEVLEVKDGIARIYGLLGTMASEMLEITPSDGGAVVTALALNLEEDNIGAVVLGDWTVIQEGDQVRRTGRVLDIPVGPEFLGRVVNPLGEPVDGKGAITPSGGRRQVDIVAPGIVLRQPVKEPMQTGIKAIDALIPIGRGQRELIIGDRGTGKTAIAIDTIINQKGQGVVCVYVAIGQKNSTIAGVVSRLQEAGAMDYTIVVAASASDPAPLQYIAPYAGTALAEYFMYTKDEQGKGKATLCVYDDLSKQAVAYRQMSLVLRRPPGREAYPGDVFYLHSRLLERAAKLSDEMGGGSLTALPIIETQAGDVSAYIPTNVISITDGQIFLESNLFYSGVRPAVNVGISVSRVGGSAQIKAMKKVAGKLKGELAQYRELEAFAAFGSELDAVTQRQLARGARSVEVLKQPQYAPMPVEHQVAIIYALTNGYLDEVDVPMIKAWERDFHVYLRTQHPEILSSIREARDLTSETEGALKDAIRMYGELFADPKSPVGTEDYANNPILHETDHDRRMSEEQLQLAARPEANAASARQSY; encoded by the coding sequence ATGGCGGCGGACACCCAGCTTCGCGCGAGCGAGATCAAGAACGTGCTGCTCGGCGAGATCGAGCGGTACGACGAGGCCCTGGGCGCCGAGCAGATCGGCGAGGTGCTGGAGGTGAAGGACGGCATCGCCCGCATCTACGGCCTGCTCGGGACGATGGCCAGCGAGATGCTGGAGATCACTCCCAGCGACGGCGGGGCGGTGGTCACCGCGCTGGCGCTGAACCTGGAAGAGGACAACATCGGCGCGGTGGTGCTGGGCGACTGGACGGTGATCCAGGAGGGCGACCAGGTGCGCCGCACCGGCCGCGTGCTCGACATCCCCGTGGGCCCCGAGTTCCTGGGGCGCGTGGTGAACCCGCTGGGCGAGCCGGTCGACGGCAAGGGCGCCATCACCCCCAGCGGCGGACGCCGCCAGGTGGACATCGTGGCGCCCGGCATCGTGCTGCGGCAGCCGGTGAAGGAGCCCATGCAGACGGGGATCAAGGCCATCGACGCCCTGATTCCCATCGGCCGCGGCCAGCGCGAGCTGATCATCGGCGACCGCGGCACCGGCAAGACCGCCATCGCCATCGACACCATCATCAACCAGAAGGGCCAGGGCGTCGTCTGCGTGTACGTCGCCATCGGCCAGAAGAACTCGACCATCGCGGGCGTCGTCAGCCGCCTGCAGGAGGCCGGCGCGATGGACTACACCATCGTGGTCGCCGCCAGCGCCTCCGACCCCGCGCCGCTGCAGTACATCGCCCCCTACGCGGGGACGGCGCTGGCCGAGTACTTCATGTACACCAAGGACGAGCAGGGGAAGGGGAAGGCGACGCTCTGCGTGTACGACGACCTGTCGAAGCAGGCCGTGGCCTACCGCCAGATGTCGCTGGTGCTGCGCCGCCCGCCCGGGCGCGAGGCGTATCCGGGCGACGTGTTCTACCTGCACTCGCGCCTCCTCGAGCGCGCGGCCAAGCTGTCGGACGAGATGGGTGGCGGCTCGCTGACCGCGCTGCCGATCATCGAGACGCAGGCCGGCGACGTGTCGGCGTACATCCCGACCAACGTGATCTCCATCACCGACGGCCAGATCTTCCTGGAGTCGAACCTGTTCTACTCGGGCGTGCGCCCGGCGGTAAACGTGGGCATCAGCGTGAGCCGCGTGGGCGGCTCGGCGCAGATCAAGGCGATGAAGAAGGTGGCCGGCAAGCTCAAGGGCGAGCTGGCGCAGTACCGCGAGCTCGAGGCGTTCGCCGCCTTCGGCTCGGAGCTCGACGCGGTGACGCAGCGGCAGCTGGCGCGCGGCGCCCGCTCGGTCGAGGTGCTGAAGCAGCCGCAGTACGCGCCGATGCCGGTGGAGCACCAGGTGGCGATCATCTACGCGCTGACCAACGGCTACCTCGACGAGGTCGACGTGCCGATGATCAAGGCGTGGGAGCGCGACTTCCACGTGTACCTGCGCACGCAGCACCCCGAGATCCTGTCGTCGATCCGCGAGGCGCGCGACCTGACGAGCGAGACGGAAGGGGCGCTGAAGGACGCGATCCGGATGTACGGCGAGCTGTTCGCCGACCCGAAGAGCCCGGTGGGCACCGAGGACTACGCGAACAACCCGATCCTGCACGAGACCGACCACGACCGCCGGATGAGCGAGGAGCAGCTGCAGCTTGCCGCCCGCCCCGAGGCGAACGCGGCCAGCGCGCGGCAGAGCTACTGA
- a CDS encoding AtpZ/AtpI family protein, whose amino-acid sequence MAQISSGPGGKRPNPPDAAQYAGLGVTFAAGIVLFTLLGVWLDGRLGTSPWGVILGVFVGFGLSLLWIYRKLVIQPRERDEP is encoded by the coding sequence ATGGCGCAGATTTCCAGCGGTCCCGGGGGCAAGCGGCCGAACCCGCCCGACGCGGCGCAGTACGCGGGGCTGGGCGTGACCTTCGCCGCGGGGATCGTGCTCTTCACGCTGCTGGGCGTGTGGCTCGACGGGCGGCTGGGGACGAGCCCCTGGGGGGTGATCCTGGGAGTATTCGTCGGCTTCGGGCTGAGCCTGCTGTGGATCTACCGCAAGCTGGTGATCCAGCCGCGCGAGCGGGACGAGCCGTGA
- the atpG gene encoding ATP synthase F1 subunit gamma: MAKARELKGRIRSVQNTRKITRTMEMVATSKLKRAQDRVAAARPYAERLADVVRRLINPELAQRYPVLRQPEETKRAAVLLLTGNRGLAGAFNANLIRQARDLLRDLRGRGVEAELHVAGKKGISFFRFMGEQLGTAVSDVGDRPGSADAERLVNGLMERFIAGELDAVYVIYAQFKSALSTPPTTLQVLPVQTPEGGDEGRTVDYILEPGADEILGQVLPLYVRNSVYRALVETTAGFYGAQRTAMKNATDNAGEMLEALTRTYNRVRQAAITQEIAEIVGGAAALE; this comes from the coding sequence ATGGCAAAAGCCAGAGAACTGAAGGGCCGCATCCGCTCGGTCCAGAACACGCGCAAGATCACCCGGACGATGGAGATGGTGGCCACGTCCAAGCTCAAGCGCGCGCAGGACCGCGTGGCCGCCGCCCGCCCGTACGCCGAGCGCCTGGCCGACGTGGTGCGCCGGCTGATCAACCCCGAGCTGGCGCAGCGCTACCCCGTCCTCCGCCAGCCGGAGGAGACGAAGCGCGCGGCGGTGCTGCTGCTGACCGGCAACCGCGGGCTGGCCGGCGCCTTCAACGCCAACCTGATCCGCCAGGCGCGCGACCTGCTGCGCGACCTGCGCGGCCGCGGCGTGGAAGCCGAGCTGCACGTGGCGGGGAAGAAGGGGATCTCCTTCTTCCGCTTCATGGGCGAGCAGCTGGGCACCGCCGTCAGCGACGTGGGCGACCGGCCGGGCTCGGCCGACGCCGAGCGGCTGGTGAACGGGCTGATGGAGCGCTTCATCGCCGGCGAGCTCGACGCGGTGTACGTGATCTACGCCCAGTTCAAGTCGGCGCTCTCCACCCCGCCGACCACGCTGCAGGTGCTGCCCGTGCAGACGCCCGAGGGCGGCGACGAGGGGCGCACGGTGGACTACATCCTGGAGCCCGGAGCCGACGAGATCCTGGGGCAGGTGCTGCCGCTGTACGTGCGCAACAGCGTGTACCGCGCGCTGGTGGAGACCACCGCGGGCTTCTACGGCGCGCAGCGCACGGCGATGAAGAACGCGACCGACAACGCCGGCGAGATGCTCGAGGCGCTCACGCGGACCTACAACCGCGTCCGCCAGGCGGCCATCACGCAGGAGATCGCCGAGATCGTGGGCGGCGCCGCGGCGCTGGAATAA
- the atpD gene encoding F0F1 ATP synthase subunit beta, whose amino-acid sequence MAATAPETATVAPAGTNTGKVVQVIGPVIDAEFETLPDIYNALVIRQPAQDGRDAVDVTLEVQQHIGRNQVRAVAMSSTDGVVRGMEVLDTGSSITVPVGVNALGRILNVLGDPVDERGDIPTDAERWPIHRPAPRFVDLEPKTEVLETGIKVLDLLTPYVKGGKIGLFGGAGVGKTVVIMELINNIAKGHGGRSVFAGVGERTREGTDLWLEFKEGNLIKDENLAESAVALVYGQMNEPPGARLRVGLTGLTVAEYFRDVEKQDVLFFVDNIFRFTQAGSEVSALLGRMPSAVGYQPTLATEMGQLQERITSTREGSITSVQAIYVPADDLTDPAPATAFAHLDATTVLSRAISELGIYPAVDPLDSTSRILDPQYIGQRHYNVATSVQRILQRYKELQDIIAILGMDELTEEDKVIVGRARRIQRFLSQPFHVAEQFTGTPGEYVKLEDTIASFERVVAGEFDHLPEQAFYMVGGIEGAEEKARRLEAGA is encoded by the coding sequence ATGGCAGCCACTGCCCCCGAGACCGCGACCGTCGCGCCGGCCGGCACCAACACCGGCAAGGTGGTCCAGGTGATCGGACCGGTGATCGACGCCGAGTTCGAGACCCTTCCCGACATCTACAACGCGCTGGTCATCCGCCAGCCCGCCCAGGACGGCCGCGACGCGGTGGACGTGACGCTCGAGGTGCAGCAGCACATCGGGCGCAACCAGGTGCGCGCGGTGGCCATGTCCAGCACCGATGGCGTGGTGCGCGGGATGGAGGTGCTCGACACCGGCAGCTCCATCACCGTGCCCGTGGGCGTGAACGCGCTGGGCCGCATCCTGAACGTGCTGGGCGACCCCGTCGACGAGCGCGGCGACATCCCCACCGACGCCGAGCGCTGGCCCATTCACCGCCCGGCCCCGCGCTTCGTGGACCTGGAGCCCAAGACCGAGGTGCTGGAAACCGGCATCAAGGTGCTCGACCTGCTCACCCCGTACGTGAAGGGCGGCAAGATCGGCCTGTTCGGCGGCGCCGGGGTGGGGAAGACGGTCGTCATCATGGAGCTGATCAACAACATCGCCAAGGGGCACGGCGGGCGCTCGGTGTTCGCCGGCGTGGGCGAGCGCACCCGCGAGGGCACCGACCTCTGGCTGGAGTTCAAGGAGGGGAACCTCATCAAGGACGAGAACCTGGCCGAGTCGGCCGTGGCCCTCGTCTACGGGCAGATGAACGAGCCGCCGGGGGCGCGCCTGCGCGTGGGCCTCACCGGCCTCACCGTGGCCGAGTACTTCCGCGACGTGGAGAAGCAGGACGTGCTCTTCTTCGTCGACAACATCTTCCGCTTCACCCAGGCGGGGTCCGAGGTGTCGGCGCTGCTGGGCCGCATGCCTTCGGCCGTGGGCTACCAGCCCACGCTGGCCACGGAGATGGGGCAGCTGCAGGAGCGCATCACGTCGACGCGCGAGGGATCGATCACCTCGGTGCAGGCCATCTACGTCCCCGCCGACGACCTGACCGACCCGGCGCCGGCGACGGCGTTCGCGCACCTGGACGCGACGACGGTGCTCTCGCGCGCCATCTCGGAGCTGGGCATCTACCCCGCGGTGGACCCGCTCGACTCCACCAGCCGCATCCTCGACCCGCAGTACATCGGGCAGCGGCACTACAACGTGGCCACCTCGGTGCAGCGCATCCTGCAGCGCTACAAGGAGCTGCAGGACATCATCGCCATCCTCGGCATGGACGAGCTGACCGAGGAGGACAAGGTGATCGTGGGCCGGGCGCGCCGCATCCAGCGCTTCCTGTCGCAGCCCTTCCACGTGGCCGAGCAGTTCACCGGCACGCCGGGCGAGTACGTGAAGCTGGAGGACACCATCGCCTCGTTCGAGCGGGTGGTGGCGGGCGAGTTCGACCACCTGCCGGAGCAGGCGTTCTACATGGTGGGCGGGATCGAGGGCGCCGAGGAGAAGGCGCGGCGGCTCGAGGCGGGGGCCTGA
- a CDS encoding pyridoxal-phosphate dependent enzyme produces the protein MTITPPAAGAAPPAVSGDLPLPALDDVQAAAGRLRGVVRRTPLLRSDALSDLAGTDVWLKLETLQRTGSFKVRGAYNFVAALTPAERARGLATASAGNHGAAVAFAARLLGAKATVFVPDDTPETKRRRILRSGAELRLIRGSYDDAHPAAEAFAAETGARFVNAFSDPFVVAGAGTVGVELFDECPSIRTVLAPVGGGGLSGGIGLVARARDRVRMVGVQSEETAAMHASLAAGRLTSAAYGPTICEGLTGDTDERAFRLARQVLDEIVLVSEASVRRAVRWLAAEEGIVAEGSAAVAVAALLEGAAGEIEGPVAAVLSGSNIDPQRLAAILAEG, from the coding sequence GTGACCATCACCCCGCCGGCCGCCGGAGCCGCGCCGCCAGCCGTTTCCGGCGATCTCCCGCTCCCCGCGCTGGACGACGTACAGGCGGCCGCCGGGCGCCTCCGCGGCGTGGTGCGCCGCACCCCGCTGCTGCGCTCCGACGCCCTCTCCGACCTCGCGGGGACCGACGTCTGGCTGAAGCTGGAGACGCTGCAGCGCACCGGCTCGTTCAAGGTGCGCGGCGCCTACAACTTCGTGGCCGCGCTCACGCCCGCGGAGCGCGCGCGGGGGCTGGCGACGGCGTCGGCGGGAAACCATGGCGCGGCCGTGGCGTTCGCGGCGCGTCTCCTCGGCGCGAAGGCGACCGTCTTCGTTCCCGACGACACGCCGGAGACCAAGCGGCGGCGGATCCTCCGCAGCGGCGCGGAGCTGCGCCTGATCCGCGGCAGCTACGACGACGCCCATCCCGCGGCCGAGGCCTTCGCGGCGGAGACGGGGGCGCGCTTCGTGAACGCGTTCAGCGACCCCTTCGTCGTCGCCGGGGCGGGAACGGTGGGGGTGGAACTCTTCGACGAGTGTCCGTCCATCCGTACGGTGCTGGCGCCCGTCGGCGGGGGCGGACTGTCGGGGGGGATCGGCCTGGTCGCACGCGCGCGTGACCGCGTGCGCATGGTGGGCGTCCAGTCGGAGGAGACTGCCGCGATGCACGCCTCGCTCGCCGCCGGCCGGCTGACGTCGGCGGCGTACGGTCCGACCATCTGCGAGGGGCTCACGGGTGACACCGACGAGCGTGCGTTCCGGCTGGCGCGGCAGGTGCTGGACGAGATCGTGCTGGTCTCCGAGGCGTCCGTCCGCCGCGCCGTCCGCTGGCTGGCGGCGGAGGAGGGGATCGTGGCCGAGGGCTCGGCCGCCGTCGCCGTCGCGGCGCTGCTGGAGGGGGCGGCCGGTGAGATCGAGGGGCCGGTGGCCGCGGTGCTGAGCGGGAGCAACATCGACCCGCAGCGCCTGGCCGCGATCCTGGCCGAGGGGTGA